From the genome of Blautia hydrogenotrophica DSM 10507:
GGCGGTGTCACAAAGATCAAAACTGCCTCCGGAATCTTTTCTTTTACTTTCCTCGCCCCTTGAACCTCAATTTCCAAGATCACATCTTTTCCGTCATCCAAGCAGCGTTCCACATATTCCCTGGGTGTTCCGTAATAATTCTCCACATACTGTGCATACTCAATCAATTGGTCTTCTTCAATCAGACGCTGAAACTCCTCCTTCGTCTTAAAGAAGTACTCCCGCCCATTCCTCTCACCTTCTCTAGGAGAGCGCGTCGTCGCAGAGATAGACAGCGCATAATTGTCATACTTTTTTAACAAAGCTTTCATAATCGTTCCTTTTCCAGAACCTGAAAAACCAGAGACAACCGTCAAAACACCTTTATTCATGACTCTCTCCTCTCTCCTCCAATTCTGACTTGCCACTAAAACGCCGCGAAATGGTATCCGGCTGCAAGGCCGACAAAATCACTTGATTTTGATCTGTAAGAATCACCCCTTTGGTCTTTCTCCCTTGGGTGGCATCAATGACTCGACCATCGTTTTTCGCGCTCTGCACCAACCGTTTGATCGGCGCCGCATCCGGGCTGACAATCGCCACAATCTTCTGTGCGTTTACTAAATTTCCAAACCCTATGTTAATTAATTTTGTCACAAAAATCTCCACTCTTATTCAATATTTTGAATCTGTTCACGAATCTTCTCGATCTCTGTCTTCAGATCAATTGCCAGATTTGATATCTCCAAATCGTTCGATTTCGAAAGTATCGTGTTCGCTTCCCGGTTCATTTCCTGGGCTAGAAAATCTAACTTACGCCCGACACTCTGGGAATTTCCCTCTACCAGTATCGTTCTCATATTCTTGATATGACTGCGCAGACGTACCGTCTCCTCATCGTTACAGATTTTGTCCGCAAAGAGCACGACCTCGGCAGCAATCCGATT
Proteins encoded in this window:
- a CDS encoding DUF370 domain-containing protein; protein product: MTKLINIGFGNLVNAQKIVAIVSPDAAPIKRLVQSAKNDGRVIDATQGRKTKGVILTDQNQVILSALQPDTISRRFSGKSELEERGESHE
- the gmk gene encoding guanylate kinase, producing MNKGVLTVVSGFSGSGKGTIMKALLKKYDNYALSISATTRSPREGERNGREYFFKTKEEFQRLIEEDQLIEYAQYVENYYGTPREYVERCLDDGKDVILEIEVQGARKVKEKIPEAVLIFVTPPSAEELRARLVGRGTESMEVIESRLSRANEEAVVMPDYDYLLVNDDLEQCVEAMHGIIQAERCKMRRNETFQRKIKEELKEFLKGEEV